The DNA region ACCCGCAGGGCTTCGACATGATTGTTGGCGAACGCGGTGAAACCATGTCCGGCGGCCAGCGCAAGGCTGTCACCATCGCCCGTGCCCTGCTCAATGCGCCGCCGATCCTGTTGATGGATGAACCCACCAGCAATATGGACAGCTCGGCCGAAGCCCATATCAAGCAAACACTGAACAAAATCATGCAAGGCAAGACCGTGATCCTGACCACGCACCATTCTTCGCTGCTGGAGCTGGCCGACCGACTGATCGTCGTCGACAACGGCACTATTATGGCCGACGGGCCCAAGGACGCGGTCATTCGTTCCCTGCAACAAGGTCAGGTCAACCGGGGGCAAGCACAATGAGCCAACACCGCCCCTTCTGGAAAAACTGGATTGTCCGCGGCCAGGAAAAAACCTCGCCATACTGGGATCGCCTGATGGACTGGGCTGCGGCTCGAGACCTGCAGGAGCACCTCGATTTTGCCACCGATGCCGACTGGGCCATTCTGGAGCAGAATCCAGGCCGGCCGCGGGTGTTTGTCTGGACCGTCACCGGCTTTTTCCTCGTTGCCCTGCTGTGGGCCGCCTTTGCCCAGATCGACGAAGTGACCAAGGGGGAAGGCAAGGTCGTCGCCTCCAGCCAGAACCAGCACATCCAGAGCCTGGATGGCGGCGTGGTGTCGCGCATCCTGGTGCACGAAGGACAGGTGGTACAGAAAGGCCAGTTGTTGCTGAACATCGACAACACCCGCTTCGTCTCCTCGCTGCAAGCCAGTCAGGCACAGTACCTGGCCTTGCTGGGCAAGGCGGCACGGCTGCGCGCCATTGCCGAAGGCTCCCCGCTCAACATGCCGGCCCAGGTCACGCAGGAAGCACCGGACATTGCCAAGCAGGAAAGCGACCTCTATCGCGCCAGACAGCAGGAGCTGGAAGACACGGTCCAGATCGCCCATCAGGAACTGAACCAGCGCACCCAGGAGCTGAGCGAAATGCGCGCCCGGCGGCAACAGGCCGACCAAAGCTATCAACTGACTGCCCGCGAACTGGAGCAAACCCGTCCCCTGCTGGACAGCGGGGCGGTGTCGCAGGTCGACCTGCTGCGGCTGCAACGCGATGTCTCGCGCTTCAAGGGTGATCGCGATATGGCCGAAGCACAGATTGCCCGCCTGCAGGCGGCCATCATCGAAGCCAACCGCAAGGTACGCGAAACCGAGTTGAGCTTCCGCAATCAGGCCAGCGCCGAACTGTCCGAAACCATGGCCAAAATCAACAGCCTTTCTGCCGACACCACCGGTCTGGCCAACAAGGTCAAGCTATCGGAACTGCGCTCTCCGGTACGCGGCGAAGTCAAGCAGATCTATGCCAATACGGTTGGTGGCGTGGTGCAGCCCGGCAAGGATGTGATGGAAATCGTGCCGATCGGCGACTCCCTGCTGGTGGAAACCCGGGTCTCGCCGCGCGACATTGCCTTCCTGCGCACCGGCCAGGATGCCAAGGTCAAATTTACCGCTTATGACTACACCATTTACGGTGGCATGGACGGCGTCGTCCAGGACGTCGGCGCCGATACCGAAACCGACGAGCACGGCAACTCGTTCTACATCGTCAAGGTGCGTACCCGTCAAAGCTCGCTGGGTGACAAACACTTGCCGATCATCCCCGGCATGGTTGCCCAGGTTGACATTATGACTGGCAAGAAAAGTATATTGTCATATATGCTCAAGCCGGTACTGCGCGCCAAGACAGAGGCGCTCAGCGAACGTTAGCCTCGGCCATATCCGTCGTCGTACGCGTATGGCCGTAAAGATACAAACAGTGTTTCTCTGAACAACAGAGAACCTTATTCAACCCATTTTGCCGGAGTCGCTCATGGCTACCCCCGCACTGTCCGGTCGCATCGCCCACCTCAAAGGGGTGGTCAAGGTTATTGACGCTCAGGGTCATGAGCACATCCTCAAGGTCGGGGAGGTCATCCGCCCGGGGGAACAGTTGCTGTTCGACAAGGGCGCCAGCCTGACGCTGAGCCAGGATTCGGGGGGGACCGTCGTCCTCTCGGGAGAACAGGACCAGCCCTCGGCCCCGGCAAGCGACCAGCAAAACGCGGCGCAGACAGACGGCAATGGCGGCAACGCCAATACCGACGTCCAGCAAGTGCTGAACAACCTGGCCAGTGGCCAGGACCCGACAGCCCAGCTGGATCCGGCCAGCGCCGGCCTGCAGGCAGACACCTCGACCAGCAGCAATCTGGGCCATACCTTCATTACCCTGTCCTCGACAGACATCAGTAGCACCACCACCGTCAGCAGCCTGCGCAGCAGCAACAGCATTGCTTCGCTGGATAATTTCGGGCGCATCAGCAACAACCAGCCCCAACTGCTGGCACAACAAAGCAGCACTAACGGCGCCCCGCCTGCCAGTGTCAGCATTGCCGGCATCACCCTGACCAACCAGGTCGAACCCACCCTGCGCGGCACCGGCCAACCAGGACTCACCGTGCTGGTCAGCACCAGCCTCGGCACCGTGCTGGGCAGCGCCGTCGTCGCCAGCAACGGCACATGGAGTCTGACGCCGACCGTCCCGCTGGGCCAGGGCAGCACCACGCTGATTGCTTCGTCGACCAACACCGCCGGGCAGACTGCCGTCGCCTCGGCATCGGTCACCGTCGACTCCATCCCGCCCAATACGCCGACCGTCAGCATCATCGGGCACAACGGCGAGATTGGCGCCGCCGACGAGACCAATGGCAGAGTGCAGGTTCAGGTATCGCTGGACAATAGCGTTCATGCCGGCGATGTCATTCGCCTCAGCAACGGCAGCAGTACCCTCTCCCATACCGTCACCGCCGCAGAATTGAGCAGCGGACATGCCAGTCTGAATGTCACGGCACCGGGCAATGGCCAGACCATGAGCGTCTCGGCCACCATCACCGATGCTGCCGGCAATACCTCGGCCGCAGGCAGCGCCAGCGCCCTGGTCGACACCGTGGCGCCCAACACGCCGCAAGTCAGCATCCTCGGTCACAACGGCGAAATTGGCGCCGCCGACGAGACCAATGGTCAGGTCCAGGTACAGGTCACCCTCGACAACAGCGTGAAAGCCGGCGACAGCATCCAGCTGCGCACCGGCAGTGGTGCCACGATCGCCTACACCGTACTGGCTGCCGATCTCGCGGCGGGCCATGTCACACTCAATGTGACCGCTCCGGCCAACGGAGAAACCCTTGTCGTCAGCGCCACCATCACCGATGCCGCCGGAAACACCTCGGCCGCAGGCAGCGCCAGCGCCCTGGTCGACACCGTGGCGCCCGATGCACCGCAAGTCAGCATCCTCGGCCACAACGGCGAAATTGGTGCCGCCAACGAAACCAATGGCCAGGTCCAGGTTCAGGTTTCGCTCAACCGTAGCGTCCAGGTCGGTGACAGCATCCTGCTGACCACCAGCACCGGCGCCACCGTAGCCTATACGGTACAGGCTGCCGACCTGACGGCCGGTCATGCCACCCTGAACGTGACCGCCCCCGCCAGCGGACAAACCCTCGTCGTCAGTGCCACCGTGACCGACGGCGCCGGCAATACCTCGGCGGCAGGGACCGCCAGCGCCCTGGTCGACACCGTCGCCCCGGACACCCCCCAGGTATTCATCCAGGGACATAACGGTGAAATCGGCAGCGCCAATGAAATCAACGGGCAGGTGCAAGTGCGGGTGGTTCTGGACAGCAGCGTCCAGGCCGGCGACACCCTGACCCTGTCGACCGGGAATGGCCAGCCCATCGTCTACACGGTGCAGGCCAGCGACCTGAGCGCCGGACAGGTGCTGCTCAATGTCAGCGCACCGGCCAACGGCCAGACACTGACCGTCACGGCAACCCTGACCGACGCCGCCGGCAACACCTCTAGCGCCGGCAGCGCCAGCGCCCTGGTCGACACCGAGGCGCCCAACGCGCCTAACGTCACCATCGTCGACCACAACGGCGTCATCAGTACGCCCGACGAGCACAACGGTCAGGTACAGGTCCGAGTCTTCCTCGACAGCTCGGCCCGGGTCGGCGACATCCTGACCCTGCAAAGCAGCAATGGACAAAGTTACGCCCACACCATCAGTACAGCAGACATCCAGAACGGACAGGCATCCTTCAGTCTCAATGCCCCGGCCAATGGACAAACCCTGACAGTCACCGCCACTGTCACGGATGCTGCCGGCAACAGCTCGGCCGCCGGTAGTGCGTCTGCCGTGGTGGACACCACCGGCCCGAACACCCCGACCGTCACCATCGTTGACCATAACGGGGTGATCAGTACGCCGGATGAGCGCAACGGCCAGGTCACGGTACAAGTCGCTTTGGATGGTTCGGTCAAGGCCGGTGACACCATCAGTCTGACCGCCAATGGCGTCACCCAGACTCATGTGGTCAGCAGCGCGGACCTGAACGCCGGCCATGCCAGCTTCAGCGTCGCCGCCCCGGCCGATGGCCAGAGCCTGAATGCTTCCGCCACCATCACCGATGCGCTCGGCAACAGCTCGGCCGCCGGTAGTGCGTCTGCCGTGGTCGATACCACCGGCCCGAACACCCCGACCGTCACCATCGTTGACCATAACGGCGTGATCAGCACCCCGGATGAGCGCAATGGTCAGGTGCAGGTTCAGGTAAACCTCGACAGCTCGGTCAAGGCCGGTGACACCATTTCGCTCACCGCCAATGGCGTCACCCAGACTCATGTGGTCAGCAGCGCGGACCTGAACGCCGGCCATGCCAGCTTCAGCGTCGCTGCCCCGGCCGACGGCCAGAGCCTGAATGCTTCCGCCACCATCACCGATGCGCTCGGCAACAGCTCGGCTGCCGGTAGTGCGTCTGCCGTGGTCGATACCACCGGCCCGAACACCCCGACCGTCACCATCGTTGACCATAACGGGGTGATCAGCACGCCGGATGAGCCCAATGGTCAGGTACAGGTTCAGGTGAACCTCGACAGCTCGGTCAAGGCCGGTGACACCATCAGTCTGACCGCCAATGGCGTCACCCTGAGCCATGTCGTCAGCAGCGCGGACCTGAACGCCGGTCATGCCAGCTTCAGCGTCGCTGCCCCGGCCGATGGTCAGAGCCTGAATGCTTCCGCCACCATCACCGATGCGCTCGGCAACAGTTCGGCCGCCGGTAGTGCGTCTGCCGTGGTGGACACCACCGGCCCGAACACCCCGACCGTCACCATCGTTGACCATAACGGCGTCATCAGCACCCCGGATGAGCGCAATGGCCAGGTCACGGTGCAAGTCGCTTTGGATGGTTCGGTCAAGGCCGGTGACACCATCAGTCTGACCGCCAACGGCGTCACCCTGAGCCATGTCGTCAGCAGTGCGGACCTGAACGCCGGTCATGCCAGCTTCAGCGTCGCTGCCCCGGCCGACGGCCAGAGCCTGAATGCTTCCGCCACCATCACCGATGCGCTCGGCAACAGCTCGGCTGCCGGTAGTGCGTCTGCCGTGGTGGACACCACCGGCCCGAACACCCCGACCGTCACCATCGTTGACCATAACGGCGTGATCAGCACGCCGGATGAGCGCAACGGCCAGGTACAGGTTCAGGTAAACCTCGACAGCTCGGTCAAGGCGGGTGACAGCCTGACCATGCAGACATCCAGTGGGGATGTGTTTGTCCATGTGGTCACGGCCGAAGAAATCCACGCCGGCAATGTGACCCTGACCGTCACCGCACCGCTCAATGGCCAGACGCTGGACGTCAGTGCCGTACTGACCGATGCCCTGGGCAACCAGTCGCAGGCTGGCAGCGACAGCGCCGTGGTCAATACCACCGCGCCCAACCCGCCCGAGGTCAGCATCCTGGACCACAACGGCGAAATCGGTCTTGGCAATATCAACCAGGGCCAGGTATCGGTACTGGTCTCGCTGGATGAATCGGTCAAAGCGGGCGACACCGTCCTGTTGAGCACGGGCAATGGCTTGCCTGTGAGTTATGTCCTGCAGGCCGCAGACATCAGCGCTGGCCAGGTCACGCTGCATGTTTCGGCTCCCGCCAATGGTGAAACCCTGCAAGTCAGCGCCACCATCACCGATACCCTGGGTAACACCTCGGATGCAGGCACCGATTCGGCGCTGGTGGATACACAGGCCCCCAATGCACCGCAAATCAGCGTTGCCGGCCACAATGGCGAAATCGGCATCGCCGATGTGCACAACGGCAAGGTATCGGTTCAGGTCGCACTGGATGGCAGCGTGCAGGCCGGCGACACCCTGACGCTAACCGGCAGTCCGGGTATCAACATCAGCTATACCGTTCAGCCTGCCGATCTGGTCAACGGTCACGTCAACTTTAATCTGACGGTACCGGCCAATGGCGCCACCTTGTCGCTCAACGCCACGCTGACCGATGCAGCCGGCAATACCTCCCCGGCCGGCACGGTCAGTGCGCTGGTCGACACTCAGGCACCCGACACCCCCAACGTGGTCATCCTCGGCCACAATGGCGAGATCGGCATCGCCGACGAACATCAGGGACAGGTGAGTGTACAGATCGGGCTTGATTCGGCGGTCAAGGCGGGCGACATCATCCACCTGAGTACCGGTGCAGGTGCCCAGATCAACTACACGGTTCAGGCCGGCGATCTGCAGGCAGGCCATGTCGTGCTGAACGTCACGGCCCCGGCCAATGGTCAAACCCTGCAGGTTGCCGCCAGCATCACCGATCTGGCCGGCAATACGTCCCCGGTCGGCACAGCCAGTGCGCTGGTCGACACCGTGGCACCACTGGCACCGACCATCACCATCATGGACCACAACGGCACCATTGCCGGCAGCGATGAGAGCAATGGACTCGTCAGCGTCAGGATCGGTCTTGATCATGGCGTACAAGTCGGCGATACGCTGACCCTGTTGTCAAGCAACGGCCTGCCGCTGTCCCATATCATCACCGCCAGCGAAGTACAAAACGGACAGGTACAGCTGAATCTGGCCGCACCGGCCAATGGGGCGACGCTAACCCTCTCGGCCACCCTCACCGATCAGGCCGGCAACGTTTCAGCGGCGGGCAGCGCCAGTGCGGTAGTGGATACCCAGGCACCGAATACGCCGGCGGTCACCATCGTCGATCACAATGGCGTCATCGGCAGCGCAGATGAACAAAACGGCATGGTCAGCGTCAATGTGGCGCTGGATGGCTCGGTCAAGGTCGGCGATACCATCACGCTGAGCAGCAATACTGGCAGCCAGATCAGTCACGTGGTCAGCGCCAGCGACCTCAGTGCGGGCCAGGTCGGCTTCAGTGTCGGCGCACCGGCTAATGGCGCCACCCTCAATGTCAGCGCCAGCATTGCCGATCCCTATGGCAACACCTCCGGAACAGGCAACAGCAGTGCCGTCGTTCATCTGGACCCGATTGGCAGTCCGAGCATCAGCCTGCTGCCCAACGGGCTGAGCGGCCAGTTCTTCAACGTCGCCGACAGCCATATCTCCAGCCCGCTGGCCGGACAGACCGCACTGTCGACCGTGCTGGCCGACCTGCAGGGCCGCAGCCCCAGCGCCAGCTTCATCGCCCAGGCGCTCAACTTCGGCGAGCAGGGCGGCGTCTGGCACGGCACCACCAATTTCAGCAACAGTCTCGGCAGCTCGCTCAACAATCTGAATGCCTTCCTCGGCAACAGTGCCAGCAATCTGCAGCTCAACGGCAGCTTCAACAGCACCCAGCAGAGCATCGTCACCCTCGGCGGCGCCTTCAGTGCCGCCGCAGGCACCTATACGCTCAACGTCAATGCCGATGACGGCTATCAGATCATCGTCGATGGTCATGTGGTGGCGCAGTTTGCCGGCAATCAGTCGCCGACCGTCGCCAACACCGCCATCACCCTCGGTCATACCGCCGGCGATCTGCACAGCATTCAGATCGTCTACTGGGATCAGGGCGGGCAGGCCACGCTGCAGGTCGGTCTGACACCGACCGGCGCCCCGGCCGGCACCGTGCCGACGCCGATCAGTGTCGCCCCGCCGGCAGGCAGCATGATTGCCGCCGTGGCGCTCGACAGCTCGGCGCAAAACGCCCTGGCCCATCATGGCGTGCTGTCGGTCAATGAAGGTCATGGCCAGACGGTGCAGCTGTCGTTCAACAGCACCGGCCAGCTGGTCGACGGCAATGGTCTGGTCTATGCCTACCAGAATGGCACGGTCTATCTGCCGGTTCCGGCACCGGCCGCTGGTGAGACGCTGACGCTGAGCGCCAGCGTGGCCGATGGCGCCGGCAATCTGTCGCCTGCCGCCAGCACCAGCTATCAGGCGCTGAGCAGCCCGGTAGTGACCCTGGCCGAGCATCACAGCATGAACAATCAGATCAGCAGCAGCGATCTGAGCAACGGGCAGGTCCAGGCCAGCGTGACGCTCAATGCCGCCAGTCTGGCCGCCAATGGCAGTGCCAGTGTCACCGTCAATAGCGGCGGCAGCCTGTCGACCGTCACGGTGCACAGCGATGGCAGTATCACCAGCAGCAATAGCGCCATCACGGCCAGCTACAGCAACGGTGTGCTCACGCTCGGCCTGCCGCAGCCGGCCAATGGCGCCCAGGTGCAGGTCAGCGCCGTGCAGACCGATGCACTGGGCAACCACTCTGCCGCCGGCAGCGACAGCGGCACCCTCAATCTGACCGCACCGGCCACGCCGGTGGTCTCGATCGCCCAGCACTTTGATCATCAGGACGGGCAGATCGGCAACGACAATCTGGTCAATGGTCACATTCAGGCCACGGTGCAGCTGGATGCCGCCAGCCTCGCGGCTAACGGCAGCGCCAGCATCACCATCAATGCAGGCGGTACGCTGTCGACGCTGACGGTCGACAGCCAGGGCCATCTGAGCAGCAGCAATCCGGCCATCGGTGCCAGCTACGCCAATGGCGTGGTGACACTGAGCCTGCCGGAACCGGCCAATGGTGCCCAGGTGGCGATCAATGCCAGCCAGACCAATGCCCTGGGCAATGTGTCGGCCATCGGCAGCGACAGCGGCACGCTGGATCTGAGCGCAGCCAATGCACCGAGCATCAGCCTGCTGCCCAACGGCCTGAGCGGTCAGTTCTTCAACGTCGCCGACAGCCATATCTCCAGCCCGCTGGCCGGACAGACCGCACTGTCGACCGTGCTGGCCGACCTGCAGGGCCGCAGCCCCAGCGCCAGCTTCATCGCCCAGGCGCTCAACTTCGGCGAGCAGGGCGGCGTCTGGCACGGCACCACCAATTTCAGCAACAGTCTCGGCAGCTCGCTCAACAATCTGAATGCCTTCCTCGGCAACAGTGCCAGCAATCTGCAGCTCAACGGCAGCTTCAACAGCACCCAGCAGAGCATCGTCACCCTCGGCGGCGCCTTCAGTGCCGCCGCAGGCACCTATACGCTCAACGTCAATGCCGATGACGGCTATCAGATCATCGTCGATGGTCATGTGGTGGCGCAGTTTGCCGGCAATCAGTCGCCGACCGTCGCCAACACCGCCATCACCCTCGGTCATACCGCCGGCGATCTGCACAGCATTCAGATCCTCTACTGGGATCAGGGCGGGCAGGCCACGCTGCAGGTCGGTCTGACACCGACCGGCGCCCCGGCCGGCACCGTGCCGACGCCGATCAGTGTCGCCCCGCCGGCAGGCAGCATGATTGCCGCCGTGGCGCTCGACAGCTCGGCGCAAAACGCCCTGGCCCATCATGGCGTGCTGTCGGTCAATGAAGGTCATGGCCAGACGGTGCAGCTGTCGTTCAACAGCACCGGTCAGCTGGTCGACGGCAATGGTCTGGTCTATGCCTACCAGAATGGCACGGTCTATCTGCCGGTTCCGGCACCGGCCGCTGGTGAGACGCTGACGCTGAGCGCCAGCGTGGCCGATGGCGCCGGCAATCTGTCGCCTGCCGCCAGCACCAGCTATCAGGCGCTGAGCAGCCCGGTAGTGACCCTGGCCGAGCATCACAGCATGAACAATCAGATCAGCAGCAGCGATCTGAGCAACGGGCAGGTCCAGGCCAGCGTGACGCTCAATGCCGCCAGTCTGGCCGCCAATGGCAGTGCCAGTGTCACCGTCAATAGCGGCGGCAGCCTGTCGACCGTCACGGTGCACAGCGATGGCAGTATCACCAGCAGCAATAGCGCCATCACGGCCAGCTACAGCAACGGTGTGCTCACGCTCGGCCTGCCGCAGCCGGCCAATGGCGCCCAGGTGCAGGTCAGCGCCGTGCAGACCGATGCACTGGGCAACCACTCTGCCGCCGGCAGCGACAGCGGCACCCTCAATCTGACCGCACCGGCCACGCCGGTGGTCTCGATCGCCCAGCACTTTGATCATCAGGACGGGCAGATCGGCAACGACAATCTGGTCAATGGTCACATTCAGGCCACGGTGCAGCTGGATGCCGCCAGCCTCGCGGCTAACGGCAGCGCCAGCATCACCATCAATGCAGGCGGTACGCTGTCGACGCTGACGGTCGACAGCCAGGGCCATCTGAGCAGCAGCAATCCGGCCATCGGTGCCAGCTACGCCAATGGCGTGGTGACACTGAGCCTGCCGGAACCGGCCAATGGTGCCCAGGTGGCGATCAATGCCAGCCAGACCAATGCCCTGGGCAATGTGTCGGCCATCGGCAGCGACAGCGGCACGCTGGATCTGAGCGCAGCCAATGCACCGAGCATCAGCCTGCTGCCCAACGGCCTGAGCGGCCAGTTCTTCAACGTCGCCGACAGCCATATCTCCAGCCCGCTGGCCGGACAGACCGCACTGTCGACCGTGCTGGCCGACCTGCAGGGCCGTAGCCCCAGCGCCAGCTTCATCGCCCAGGCGCTCAACTTCGGCGAGCAGGGCGGCGTCTGGCACGGCACCACCAATTTCAGCAACAGCCTCGGCAGCTCGCTCAACAATCTGAATGCCTTCCTCGGCAACAGTGCCAGCAATCTGCAGCTCAACGGCAGCTTCAACAGCACCCAGCAGAGCATCGTCACCCTCGGCGGCGCCTTCAGTGCCGCCGCAGGCACCTATACGCTCAACGTCAATGCCGATGACGGCTATCAGATCATCGTCGATGGTCATGTGGTGGCGCAGTTTGCCGGCAATCAGTCGCCGACCGTCGCCAACACCGCCATCACCCTCGGTCATACCGCCGGCGATCTGCACAGCATTCAGATCGT from Paludibacterium sp. B53371 includes:
- a CDS encoding HlyD family type I secretion periplasmic adaptor subunit, with the translated sequence MSQHRPFWKNWIVRGQEKTSPYWDRLMDWAAARDLQEHLDFATDADWAILEQNPGRPRVFVWTVTGFFLVALLWAAFAQIDEVTKGEGKVVASSQNQHIQSLDGGVVSRILVHEGQVVQKGQLLLNIDNTRFVSSLQASQAQYLALLGKAARLRAIAEGSPLNMPAQVTQEAPDIAKQESDLYRARQQELEDTVQIAHQELNQRTQELSEMRARRQQADQSYQLTARELEQTRPLLDSGAVSQVDLLRLQRDVSRFKGDRDMAEAQIARLQAAIIEANRKVRETELSFRNQASAELSETMAKINSLSADTTGLANKVKLSELRSPVRGEVKQIYANTVGGVVQPGKDVMEIVPIGDSLLVETRVSPRDIAFLRTGQDAKVKFTAYDYTIYGGMDGVVQDVGADTETDEHGNSFYIVKVRTRQSSLGDKHLPIIPGMVAQVDIMTGKKSILSYMLKPVLRAKTEALSER
- a CDS encoding Ig-like domain-containing protein yields the protein MATPALSGRIAHLKGVVKVIDAQGHEHILKVGEVIRPGEQLLFDKGASLTLSQDSGGTVVLSGEQDQPSAPASDQQNAAQTDGNGGNANTDVQQVLNNLASGQDPTAQLDPASAGLQADTSTSSNLGHTFITLSSTDISSTTTVSSLRSSNSIASLDNFGRISNNQPQLLAQQSSTNGAPPASVSIAGITLTNQVEPTLRGTGQPGLTVLVSTSLGTVLGSAVVASNGTWSLTPTVPLGQGSTTLIASSTNTAGQTAVASASVTVDSIPPNTPTVSIIGHNGEIGAADETNGRVQVQVSLDNSVHAGDVIRLSNGSSTLSHTVTAAELSSGHASLNVTAPGNGQTMSVSATITDAAGNTSAAGSASALVDTVAPNTPQVSILGHNGEIGAADETNGQVQVQVTLDNSVKAGDSIQLRTGSGATIAYTVLAADLAAGHVTLNVTAPANGETLVVSATITDAAGNTSAAGSASALVDTVAPDAPQVSILGHNGEIGAANETNGQVQVQVSLNRSVQVGDSILLTTSTGATVAYTVQAADLTAGHATLNVTAPASGQTLVVSATVTDGAGNTSAAGTASALVDTVAPDTPQVFIQGHNGEIGSANEINGQVQVRVVLDSSVQAGDTLTLSTGNGQPIVYTVQASDLSAGQVLLNVSAPANGQTLTVTATLTDAAGNTSSAGSASALVDTEAPNAPNVTIVDHNGVISTPDEHNGQVQVRVFLDSSARVGDILTLQSSNGQSYAHTISTADIQNGQASFSLNAPANGQTLTVTATVTDAAGNSSAAGSASAVVDTTGPNTPTVTIVDHNGVISTPDERNGQVTVQVALDGSVKAGDTISLTANGVTQTHVVSSADLNAGHASFSVAAPADGQSLNASATITDALGNSSAAGSASAVVDTTGPNTPTVTIVDHNGVISTPDERNGQVQVQVNLDSSVKAGDTISLTANGVTQTHVVSSADLNAGHASFSVAAPADGQSLNASATITDALGNSSAAGSASAVVDTTGPNTPTVTIVDHNGVISTPDEPNGQVQVQVNLDSSVKAGDTISLTANGVTLSHVVSSADLNAGHASFSVAAPADGQSLNASATITDALGNSSAAGSASAVVDTTGPNTPTVTIVDHNGVISTPDERNGQVTVQVALDGSVKAGDTISLTANGVTLSHVVSSADLNAGHASFSVAAPADGQSLNASATITDALGNSSAAGSASAVVDTTGPNTPTVTIVDHNGVISTPDERNGQVQVQVNLDSSVKAGDSLTMQTSSGDVFVHVVTAEEIHAGNVTLTVTAPLNGQTLDVSAVLTDALGNQSQAGSDSAVVNTTAPNPPEVSILDHNGEIGLGNINQGQVSVLVSLDESVKAGDTVLLSTGNGLPVSYVLQAADISAGQVTLHVSAPANGETLQVSATITDTLGNTSDAGTDSALVDTQAPNAPQISVAGHNGEIGIADVHNGKVSVQVALDGSVQAGDTLTLTGSPGINISYTVQPADLVNGHVNFNLTVPANGATLSLNATLTDAAGNTSPAGTVSALVDTQAPDTPNVVILGHNGEIGIADEHQGQVSVQIGLDSAVKAGDIIHLSTGAGAQINYTVQAGDLQAGHVVLNVTAPANGQTLQVAASITDLAGNTSPVGTASALVDTVAPLAPTITIMDHNGTIAGSDESNGLVSVRIGLDHGVQVGDTLTLLSSNGLPLSHIITASEVQNGQVQLNLAAPANGATLTLSATLTDQAGNVSAAGSASAVVDTQAPNTPAVTIVDHNGVIGSADEQNGMVSVNVALDGSVKVGDTITLSSNTGSQISHVVSASDLSAGQVGFSVGAPANGATLNVSASIADPYGNTSGTGNSSAVVHLDPIGSPSISLLPNGLSGQFFNVADSHISSPLAGQTALSTVLADLQGRSPSASFIAQALNFGEQGGVWHGTTNFSNSLGSSLNNLNAFLGNSASNLQLNGSFNSTQQSIVTLGGAFSAAAGTYTLNVNADDGYQIIVDGHVVAQFAGNQSPTVANTAITLGHTAGDLHSIQIVYWDQGGQATLQVGLTPTGAPAGTVPTPISVAPPAGSMIAAVALDSSAQNALAHHGVLSVNEGHGQTVQLSFNSTGQLVDGNGLVYAYQNGTVYLPVPAPAAGETLTLSASVADGAGNLSPAASTSYQALSSPVVTLAEHHSMNNQISSSDLSNGQVQASVTLNAASLAANGSASVTVNSGGSLSTVTVHSDGSITSSNSAITASYSNGVLTLGLPQPANGAQVQVSAVQTDALGNHSAAGSDSGTLNLTAPATPVVSIAQHFDHQDGQIGNDNLVNGHIQATVQLDAASLAANGSASITINAGGTLSTLTVDSQGHLSSSNPAIGASYANGVVTLSLPEPANGAQVAINASQTNALGNVSAIGSDSGTLDLSAANAPSISLLPNGLSGQFFNVADSHISSPLAGQTALSTVLADLQGRSPSASFIAQALNFGEQGGVWHGTTNFSNSLGSSLNNLNAFLGNSASNLQLNGSFNSTQQSIVTLGGAFSAAAGTYTLNVNADDGYQIIVDGHVVAQFAGNQSPTVANTAITLGHTAGDLHSIQILYWDQGGQATLQVGLTPTGAPAGTVPTPISVAPPAGSMIAAVALDSSAQNALAHHGVLSVNEGHGQTVQLSFNSTGQLVDGNGLVYAYQNGTVYLPVPAPAAGETLTLSASVADGAGNLSPAASTSYQALSSPVVTLAEHHSMNNQISSSDLSNGQVQASVTLNAASLAANGSASVTVNSGGSLSTVTVHSDGSITSSNSAITASYSNGVLTLGLPQPANGAQVQVSAVQTDALGNHSAAGSDSGTLNLTAPATPVVSIAQHFDHQDGQIGNDNLVNGHIQATVQLDAASLAANGSASITINAGGTLSTLTVDSQGHLSSSNPAIGASYANGVVTLSLPEPANGAQVAINASQTNALGNVSAIGSDSGTLDLSAANAPSISLLPNGLSGQFFNVADSHISSPLAGQTALSTVLADLQGRSPSASFIAQALNFGEQGGVWHGTTNFSNSLGSSLNNLNAFLGNSASNLQLNGSFNSTQQSIVTLGGAFSAAAGTYTLNVNADDGYQIIVDGHVVAQFAGNQSPTVANTAITLGHTAGDLHSIQIVYWDQGGQATLQVGLTPTGAPAGTVPTPISVAPPAGSMIAAVALDSSAQNALAHHGVLSVNEGHGQTVQLSFNSAGQLVDGNGLVYAYQNGTVYLPVPAPAAGETLTLSASVADGAGNLSPAASTSYQAPASPVISIGSDVNHDGVLNAAETNHGTAPLHATVALDAGSLASGGHANITVNDNGVISNLLVNSNGSVSGIPAGMTASYGNGVLSLTVAEPGDGHSLSISAAQTDGNGFGSTTQRASVLEDITAPTLPGLQIATDPAAAGVITAGELNGHTTVNTSITLGSSAQSDLAAGGTLNITTTQDGISQSTVLHWNGNQLVDGNGQVYSYSNGVVVIPTTLSIDHGSLTLSASQTDAAGNTSSLAATSALVVDNPSISVVPSALPSTGLLWQTWAHDSVLSLDHNGGWGTDPYALRLAIDNTSTLPTSTGTLTDLAQANVAAGTATRVSGLIYLEAGHNYTFSGTEDDSFLLKVGGHTLTATWGDDQGELEGSSFTPQASGWYTIAAYHDNEAGPGHFQVQVSVDGAQAVELNTANFHLVSNLSDLSNAGLSVGNIVPWHGHSLEGFYTTAQSTAVSALPSVGLTQRFWADPWSPLENHNFGNSESAWQHLTSRSGDQPDDTRLVSGAGDTRATEGLGTVQLSGLIYLQAGHSYTFSNSGSDAWLVNVGGQNLSQGIFAAGAAGGTFHAQTDGWYTLAAYHASDLLSFNLQVSVDGGSALNLNTSNFHLVSSVADLTAAGLTTGNLNIADPGAMNGYYPGGHPSSFDITLDTLNQSLLTNGGSVHLTSSTGLDTTLHLSGNALVDAHGHAYSYQQGTIGFSLDSSSASTTVSVTLTDAHGISSDTVSTTLVNGDSTINAIAGVETFKFELPLDGPAGSPHVATINNFSMGSTAANTPESILDLRDLLQGESHAAAGASPVGNLANYLHFSTVNSGGIVSTVVHVSETGQFAHSSSPANDTAQIVLHNVDLTHLGTTLLSDQAILQNLLGNGRLQTD